A DNA window from Ictalurus furcatus strain D&B chromosome 22, Billie_1.0, whole genome shotgun sequence contains the following coding sequences:
- the lhfpl2b gene encoding LHFPL tetraspan subfamily member 2b: MCHVIVTCRSMLWTLLSIVVAFAELVAIMSADWLVGVHHPSQYNASSTGPPDPKPPTLGLYSRCIRVSQQKTVQCGPYAADFTEIASGFWQASIIFLVVGIFLLSIVGFLAVFSMCFQSILGKSIFNVCGLLQGIAGLFLMLGLMLYPAGFGCDKVVSYCGSEASPYKPGQCSVGWALYTAIGGTVLTFICAMFSAQAEIATSSDKVQDEIDEGRTLICVL; the protein is encoded by the exons ATGTGTCATGTCATAGTAACGTGCCGGTCTATGCTTTGGACCTTGTTGAGCATTGTGGTGGCATTTGCTGAGCTGGTGGCCATCATGAGTGCTGATTGGTTAGTAGGGGTACACCACCCTTCTCAGTACAACGCCTCATCTACTGGACCTCCAGACCCTAAACCACCTACGCTTGGCCTCTACAGCCGCTGCATCCGAGTCTCACAACAGAAGACGGTTCAGTGCGGCCCATACGCTGCAGACTTTACAGAGATCGCAAGTGGATTTTGGCAGGCCTCCATTATATTCCTGGTTGTTGGAATCTTCCTGCTGTCCATAGTGGGATTCCTCGCAGTCTTTAGCATGTGCTTTCAGAGCATCCTGGGGAAAAGCATCTTTAATGTGTGTGGCCTGCTTCAAGGCATAGCAG GTCTCTTCCTGATGCTCGGACTGATGCTCTACCCAGCAGGCTTTGGCTGTGATAAGGTGGTCAGCTACTGCGGTTCTGAAGCTTCCCCGTATAAACCGGGTCAGTGTTCAGTAGGCTGGGCTCTCTACACTGCAATAGGAGGGACGGTGCTCACTTTCATCTGCGCCATGTTCTCCGCCCAAGCCGAGATCGCCACCTCCAGCGACAAGGTGCAAGATGAGATAGACGAAGGCAGGACGCTCATCTGTGTGCTGTGA